The Anas acuta chromosome 7, bAnaAcu1.1, whole genome shotgun sequence genome has a window encoding:
- the MMRN2 gene encoding multimerin-2 isoform X2: MLLKLLLIYHAVGLAKLARHSDHRGHHEGTVHSSKPPNYETSAYLQRTPLSREEEGYWEADRHRKDARDYPSSIISSHQEEREDFEAASSQSPNGNWCSFTQSRLVTYTEACMKEKYIVNSQQPCANGAPDCQKIMYRTALKPIYQVKQKVLKSLQWKCCPGFTGKDCEQRDPNFIPVPGNETEGWEEEFSNHNLQERLLQQVLFPHVENFLRKHFNPMWASFNRSLQNLSNIVRNLSHDVEVNKKSIERFQESTVPKREFQELGTKFESKVQENVVKADHMRRDIENQLQMQQASIHYNLTMIKADTDTKLKKYHKIQQSHFLALNNSLTNMKHEQNKLENKFETLKKNLSELSSHHSPKDETTQLAIRQINDMLSGHGKQLKELYMESDVAFQNIAVLERWFKELKKNISKYRPEDLTITLMEKSLLIEENKAAVEKQISELNYTLSNLRENYSDLLRYMEECNCQKISSDTDILEEDFKNITYSIEGTQSNLKDMKQLESVFKDLLRNEIEKLSSTFPSIHQSLSFHQEENRQLQSQVTSLSGDIGLLKKKDEEIHRHIRYLNSSFGSLLEDAMRHKIALEALLGEEFMEFLFEEDPTTPVTSVLQLQESLREISDKLQEQNMTLESLVKRFHLLERGQRSTHDARVSSKHSKQETQTPSALDDVSQRSNVEHMEPNYEASKDDSLDSSAYSDIMTLKNDIKHLSLAIKRHEARNDMNICCNHTITNVVEPLNFSVEVLSGDLATIKEKLEEHLLIFKKLFGSNEELVASNISLDVAKIQSMLTKKVRRQQKGQDKQRDKKKPEKHRENTQIVSGRNTVQTELLEKDSSVAFHVGFSDQKDKERTLRLNETYLNYGQSYFPEHGYFKAPHKGVYFFVISVEFSSGPALGQLSFSRGYKRTLSSSQRKTPTGNTMTTFAMAEMEKGEKVWFELLQGSVVKRSPPGTTMGGFLLFKT, from the exons GAACTGGTGTTCCTTCACGCAGTCCCGCCTAGTAACATACACAGAAGCCTGCATGAAAGAGAAGTACATTGTCAACTCCCAGCAGCCCTGTGCCAACGGAGCTCCAGACTGCCAGAAGATCAT GTACAGGACAGCCCTGAAGCCCATCTATCAAGTCAAACAGAAGGTTTTGAAATCTTTGCAGTGGAAGTGCTGCCCTGGATTTACTGGCAAGGACTGTGAACAACGCG ATCCCAATTTCATTCCAGTGCCAGGAAATGAAACTGAAGGATGGGAAGAGGAGTTCTCAAACCATA ATTTACAGGAAAGGCTTCTGCAGCAAGTTTTGTTTCCCCATGTGGAGAATTTTCTTAGGAAACATTTTAACCCAATGTGGGCGAGCTTCAACAGAAGCTTACAGAACCTCTCCAACATAGTGAGAAACCTGTCCCACGATGTGGAAGTCAACAAGAAAAGCATAGAAAGATTTCAAGAGAGCACTGTACCTAAGAGGGAATTCCAAGAGCTAGGAACTAAGTTTGAATCTAAAGTCCAGGAAAATGTGGTGAAAGCTGATCACATGAGAAGGGATATAGAAAATCAATTGCAAATGCAGCAGGCTAGTATTCACTATAACCTCACCATGATCAAGGCTGATACTGACACAAAGCTCAAGAAGTACCACAAGATCCAGCAATCGCATTTCTTAGCTTTGAACAACAGCTTAACAAACATGAAACACGAGCAAAacaaacttgaaaataaatttgagactttgaaaaaaaatttatCAGAACTCTCCTCACATCATAGTCCCAAAGATGAAACCACCCAGTTAGCCATCAGACAAATAAATGACATGCTGTCAGGGCATGGAAAACAGCTTAAAGAACTTTACATGGAGTCAGATGTGGCCTTTCAGAATATAGCAGTTTTAGAGAGATGGTTtaaggagttaaaaaaaaatatctcaaagtATAGGCCTGAAGATCTAACAATAACTTTAATGGAGAAATCACTTCttattgaagaaaacaaagcagcagtggAAAAGCAGATATCAGAGCTAAACTATACTCTCTCAAATCTTCGGGAAAATTATTCAGATCTGTTGAGGTACATGGAGGAATGTAATTGCCAGAAGATATCTTCAGACACTGATATACTCGAGGAAGATTTCAAGAATATCACTTACTCAATTGAAGGCACGCAATCAAACCTAAAGGATATGAAGCAGTTAGAATCTGTTTTCAAAGATCTCTTGAGGAACGAAATTGAAAAGCTCTCCTCAACTTTTCCATCTATCCATCAGTCCCTTAGCTTCcatcaagaagaaaacagacagcTTCAGTCACAAGTTACATCTTTGTCAGGAGACATAGGCCTCTTgaagaagaaagatgaagaaattcaTAGACACATCAGGTATCTCAACAGTTCTTTTGGTTCTCTTTTAGAAGATGCCATGCGGCACAAAATAGCCCTGGAGGCTTTATTGGGAGAAGAGTTTATGGAATTCTTGTTTGAAGAGGATCCTACTACCCCAGTAACATCAGTGCTTCAGCTGCAAGAATCTCTCAGAGAGATCTCAGATAAACTCCAAGAACAAAACATGACCTTAGAATCTCTTGTAAAGAGATTTCATCTCTTGGAGAGAGGTCAACGGAGTACTCATGATGCTCGTGTATCTTCAAAGCATTCCAAACAGGAAACTCAGACACCCTCTGCACTAGATGACGTTAGTCAGCGCAGCAATGTAGAGCACATGGAACCTAATTATGAGGCTTCCAAAGATGACTCCTTGGATAGCTCAGCATATAGTGACATCATGACTCTGAAGAATGACATCAAACATCTGAGCCTCGCAATCAAGAGGCATGAAGCCAGAAATGACATGAATATCTGCTGCAATCATACAATAACAAATGTAGTGGAGCCACTGAACTTTTCTGTGGAAGTTCTCTCAGGAGATTTAGCAACCATCAAAGAGAAGCTGGAGGAACATCTGCTGATTTTCAAAAAGCTATTTGGAAGCAATGAAGAATTAGTTGCCTCCAATATAAGCCTGGATGTTGCAAAGATTCAGTCAATGCTGACCAAAAAAGTGAGAAGGCAACAGAAAGGTCAAGACAagcaaagagacaaaaagaagcctgagaagcacagagaaaatacaCAGATAGTAAGTGGAAGAAATACAGTGCAGACAGAACTTCTGGAAAAAG acTCATCGGTGGCATTCCATGTAGGATTCTCAGACCAGAAGGATAAAGAAAGAACTCTGAGACTTAATGAAACATACCTCAATTACGGACAGAGCTATTTCCCTGAACACGGCTACTTTAAAGCACCACACAAAGGTGTCTActtctttgtcatctctgtGGAGTTTAGCTCAGGACCGGCACTAGGACAACTCTCTTTTAGCCgtgggtacaaaagaactctCTCAAGTAGTCAAAGGAAAACACCAACTGGAAATACTATGACTACTTTTGCTATGGCAGAAatggagaaaggggagaaagtATGGTTTGAAttgctgcagggctctgtggTAAAACGGAGTCCACCCGGGACAACAATGGGTGGATTCCTACTATTTAAAACTTGA
- the MMRN2 gene encoding multimerin-2 isoform X1: MLLKLLLIYHAVGLAKLARHSDHRGHHEGTVHSSKPPNYETSAYLQRTPLSREEEGYWEADRHRKDARDYPSSIISSHQEEREDFEAASSQSPNGNWCSFTQSRLVTYTEACMKEKYIVNSQQPCANGAPDCQKIMYRTALKPIYQVKQKVLKSLQWKCCPGFTGKDCEQRDPNFIPVPGNETEGWEEEFSNHMSTSVDSTELLEVIQNQEALLDDLQSDIHQAVSNLGDLQRIFENNGTSMVLEVNQSNADLQERLLQQVLFPHVENFLRKHFNPMWASFNRSLQNLSNIVRNLSHDVEVNKKSIERFQESTVPKREFQELGTKFESKVQENVVKADHMRRDIENQLQMQQASIHYNLTMIKADTDTKLKKYHKIQQSHFLALNNSLTNMKHEQNKLENKFETLKKNLSELSSHHSPKDETTQLAIRQINDMLSGHGKQLKELYMESDVAFQNIAVLERWFKELKKNISKYRPEDLTITLMEKSLLIEENKAAVEKQISELNYTLSNLRENYSDLLRYMEECNCQKISSDTDILEEDFKNITYSIEGTQSNLKDMKQLESVFKDLLRNEIEKLSSTFPSIHQSLSFHQEENRQLQSQVTSLSGDIGLLKKKDEEIHRHIRYLNSSFGSLLEDAMRHKIALEALLGEEFMEFLFEEDPTTPVTSVLQLQESLREISDKLQEQNMTLESLVKRFHLLERGQRSTHDARVSSKHSKQETQTPSALDDVSQRSNVEHMEPNYEASKDDSLDSSAYSDIMTLKNDIKHLSLAIKRHEARNDMNICCNHTITNVVEPLNFSVEVLSGDLATIKEKLEEHLLIFKKLFGSNEELVASNISLDVAKIQSMLTKKVRRQQKGQDKQRDKKKPEKHRENTQIVSGRNTVQTELLEKDSSVAFHVGFSDQKDKERTLRLNETYLNYGQSYFPEHGYFKAPHKGVYFFVISVEFSSGPALGQLSFSRGYKRTLSSSQRKTPTGNTMTTFAMAEMEKGEKVWFELLQGSVVKRSPPGTTMGGFLLFKT; encoded by the exons GAACTGGTGTTCCTTCACGCAGTCCCGCCTAGTAACATACACAGAAGCCTGCATGAAAGAGAAGTACATTGTCAACTCCCAGCAGCCCTGTGCCAACGGAGCTCCAGACTGCCAGAAGATCAT GTACAGGACAGCCCTGAAGCCCATCTATCAAGTCAAACAGAAGGTTTTGAAATCTTTGCAGTGGAAGTGCTGCCCTGGATTTACTGGCAAGGACTGTGAACAACGCG ATCCCAATTTCATTCCAGTGCCAGGAAATGAAACTGAAGGATGGGAAGAGGAGTTCTCAAACCATA TGTCAACATCAGTGGATTCAACAGAACTGTTGGAAGTCATTCAAAATCAGGAGGCATTACTGGATGATCTTCAAAGTGATATTCATCAAGCAGTCAGCAACTTAGGTGATTTACAgagaatatttgaaaacaacGGTACAAGCATGGTGTTAGAAGTGAACCAGAGCAATGCAG ATTTACAGGAAAGGCTTCTGCAGCAAGTTTTGTTTCCCCATGTGGAGAATTTTCTTAGGAAACATTTTAACCCAATGTGGGCGAGCTTCAACAGAAGCTTACAGAACCTCTCCAACATAGTGAGAAACCTGTCCCACGATGTGGAAGTCAACAAGAAAAGCATAGAAAGATTTCAAGAGAGCACTGTACCTAAGAGGGAATTCCAAGAGCTAGGAACTAAGTTTGAATCTAAAGTCCAGGAAAATGTGGTGAAAGCTGATCACATGAGAAGGGATATAGAAAATCAATTGCAAATGCAGCAGGCTAGTATTCACTATAACCTCACCATGATCAAGGCTGATACTGACACAAAGCTCAAGAAGTACCACAAGATCCAGCAATCGCATTTCTTAGCTTTGAACAACAGCTTAACAAACATGAAACACGAGCAAAacaaacttgaaaataaatttgagactttgaaaaaaaatttatCAGAACTCTCCTCACATCATAGTCCCAAAGATGAAACCACCCAGTTAGCCATCAGACAAATAAATGACATGCTGTCAGGGCATGGAAAACAGCTTAAAGAACTTTACATGGAGTCAGATGTGGCCTTTCAGAATATAGCAGTTTTAGAGAGATGGTTtaaggagttaaaaaaaaatatctcaaagtATAGGCCTGAAGATCTAACAATAACTTTAATGGAGAAATCACTTCttattgaagaaaacaaagcagcagtggAAAAGCAGATATCAGAGCTAAACTATACTCTCTCAAATCTTCGGGAAAATTATTCAGATCTGTTGAGGTACATGGAGGAATGTAATTGCCAGAAGATATCTTCAGACACTGATATACTCGAGGAAGATTTCAAGAATATCACTTACTCAATTGAAGGCACGCAATCAAACCTAAAGGATATGAAGCAGTTAGAATCTGTTTTCAAAGATCTCTTGAGGAACGAAATTGAAAAGCTCTCCTCAACTTTTCCATCTATCCATCAGTCCCTTAGCTTCcatcaagaagaaaacagacagcTTCAGTCACAAGTTACATCTTTGTCAGGAGACATAGGCCTCTTgaagaagaaagatgaagaaattcaTAGACACATCAGGTATCTCAACAGTTCTTTTGGTTCTCTTTTAGAAGATGCCATGCGGCACAAAATAGCCCTGGAGGCTTTATTGGGAGAAGAGTTTATGGAATTCTTGTTTGAAGAGGATCCTACTACCCCAGTAACATCAGTGCTTCAGCTGCAAGAATCTCTCAGAGAGATCTCAGATAAACTCCAAGAACAAAACATGACCTTAGAATCTCTTGTAAAGAGATTTCATCTCTTGGAGAGAGGTCAACGGAGTACTCATGATGCTCGTGTATCTTCAAAGCATTCCAAACAGGAAACTCAGACACCCTCTGCACTAGATGACGTTAGTCAGCGCAGCAATGTAGAGCACATGGAACCTAATTATGAGGCTTCCAAAGATGACTCCTTGGATAGCTCAGCATATAGTGACATCATGACTCTGAAGAATGACATCAAACATCTGAGCCTCGCAATCAAGAGGCATGAAGCCAGAAATGACATGAATATCTGCTGCAATCATACAATAACAAATGTAGTGGAGCCACTGAACTTTTCTGTGGAAGTTCTCTCAGGAGATTTAGCAACCATCAAAGAGAAGCTGGAGGAACATCTGCTGATTTTCAAAAAGCTATTTGGAAGCAATGAAGAATTAGTTGCCTCCAATATAAGCCTGGATGTTGCAAAGATTCAGTCAATGCTGACCAAAAAAGTGAGAAGGCAACAGAAAGGTCAAGACAagcaaagagacaaaaagaagcctgagaagcacagagaaaatacaCAGATAGTAAGTGGAAGAAATACAGTGCAGACAGAACTTCTGGAAAAAG acTCATCGGTGGCATTCCATGTAGGATTCTCAGACCAGAAGGATAAAGAAAGAACTCTGAGACTTAATGAAACATACCTCAATTACGGACAGAGCTATTTCCCTGAACACGGCTACTTTAAAGCACCACACAAAGGTGTCTActtctttgtcatctctgtGGAGTTTAGCTCAGGACCGGCACTAGGACAACTCTCTTTTAGCCgtgggtacaaaagaactctCTCAAGTAGTCAAAGGAAAACACCAACTGGAAATACTATGACTACTTTTGCTATGGCAGAAatggagaaaggggagaaagtATGGTTTGAAttgctgcagggctctgtggTAAAACGGAGTCCACCCGGGACAACAATGGGTGGATTCCTACTATTTAAAACTTGA
- the MMRN2 gene encoding multimerin-2 isoform X3, producing the protein MYHMSIADPNFIPVPGNETEGWEEEFSNHMSTSVDSTELLEVIQNQEALLDDLQSDIHQAVSNLGDLQRIFENNGTSMVLEVNQSNADLQERLLQQVLFPHVENFLRKHFNPMWASFNRSLQNLSNIVRNLSHDVEVNKKSIERFQESTVPKREFQELGTKFESKVQENVVKADHMRRDIENQLQMQQASIHYNLTMIKADTDTKLKKYHKIQQSHFLALNNSLTNMKHEQNKLENKFETLKKNLSELSSHHSPKDETTQLAIRQINDMLSGHGKQLKELYMESDVAFQNIAVLERWFKELKKNISKYRPEDLTITLMEKSLLIEENKAAVEKQISELNYTLSNLRENYSDLLRYMEECNCQKISSDTDILEEDFKNITYSIEGTQSNLKDMKQLESVFKDLLRNEIEKLSSTFPSIHQSLSFHQEENRQLQSQVTSLSGDIGLLKKKDEEIHRHIRYLNSSFGSLLEDAMRHKIALEALLGEEFMEFLFEEDPTTPVTSVLQLQESLREISDKLQEQNMTLESLVKRFHLLERGQRSTHDARVSSKHSKQETQTPSALDDVSQRSNVEHMEPNYEASKDDSLDSSAYSDIMTLKNDIKHLSLAIKRHEARNDMNICCNHTITNVVEPLNFSVEVLSGDLATIKEKLEEHLLIFKKLFGSNEELVASNISLDVAKIQSMLTKKVRRQQKGQDKQRDKKKPEKHRENTQIVSGRNTVQTELLEKDSSVAFHVGFSDQKDKERTLRLNETYLNYGQSYFPEHGYFKAPHKGVYFFVISVEFSSGPALGQLSFSRGYKRTLSSSQRKTPTGNTMTTFAMAEMEKGEKVWFELLQGSVVKRSPPGTTMGGFLLFKT; encoded by the exons aTGTATCACATGTCAATTGCAGATCCCAATTTCATTCCAGTGCCAGGAAATGAAACTGAAGGATGGGAAGAGGAGTTCTCAAACCATA TGTCAACATCAGTGGATTCAACAGAACTGTTGGAAGTCATTCAAAATCAGGAGGCATTACTGGATGATCTTCAAAGTGATATTCATCAAGCAGTCAGCAACTTAGGTGATTTACAgagaatatttgaaaacaacGGTACAAGCATGGTGTTAGAAGTGAACCAGAGCAATGCAG ATTTACAGGAAAGGCTTCTGCAGCAAGTTTTGTTTCCCCATGTGGAGAATTTTCTTAGGAAACATTTTAACCCAATGTGGGCGAGCTTCAACAGAAGCTTACAGAACCTCTCCAACATAGTGAGAAACCTGTCCCACGATGTGGAAGTCAACAAGAAAAGCATAGAAAGATTTCAAGAGAGCACTGTACCTAAGAGGGAATTCCAAGAGCTAGGAACTAAGTTTGAATCTAAAGTCCAGGAAAATGTGGTGAAAGCTGATCACATGAGAAGGGATATAGAAAATCAATTGCAAATGCAGCAGGCTAGTATTCACTATAACCTCACCATGATCAAGGCTGATACTGACACAAAGCTCAAGAAGTACCACAAGATCCAGCAATCGCATTTCTTAGCTTTGAACAACAGCTTAACAAACATGAAACACGAGCAAAacaaacttgaaaataaatttgagactttgaaaaaaaatttatCAGAACTCTCCTCACATCATAGTCCCAAAGATGAAACCACCCAGTTAGCCATCAGACAAATAAATGACATGCTGTCAGGGCATGGAAAACAGCTTAAAGAACTTTACATGGAGTCAGATGTGGCCTTTCAGAATATAGCAGTTTTAGAGAGATGGTTtaaggagttaaaaaaaaatatctcaaagtATAGGCCTGAAGATCTAACAATAACTTTAATGGAGAAATCACTTCttattgaagaaaacaaagcagcagtggAAAAGCAGATATCAGAGCTAAACTATACTCTCTCAAATCTTCGGGAAAATTATTCAGATCTGTTGAGGTACATGGAGGAATGTAATTGCCAGAAGATATCTTCAGACACTGATATACTCGAGGAAGATTTCAAGAATATCACTTACTCAATTGAAGGCACGCAATCAAACCTAAAGGATATGAAGCAGTTAGAATCTGTTTTCAAAGATCTCTTGAGGAACGAAATTGAAAAGCTCTCCTCAACTTTTCCATCTATCCATCAGTCCCTTAGCTTCcatcaagaagaaaacagacagcTTCAGTCACAAGTTACATCTTTGTCAGGAGACATAGGCCTCTTgaagaagaaagatgaagaaattcaTAGACACATCAGGTATCTCAACAGTTCTTTTGGTTCTCTTTTAGAAGATGCCATGCGGCACAAAATAGCCCTGGAGGCTTTATTGGGAGAAGAGTTTATGGAATTCTTGTTTGAAGAGGATCCTACTACCCCAGTAACATCAGTGCTTCAGCTGCAAGAATCTCTCAGAGAGATCTCAGATAAACTCCAAGAACAAAACATGACCTTAGAATCTCTTGTAAAGAGATTTCATCTCTTGGAGAGAGGTCAACGGAGTACTCATGATGCTCGTGTATCTTCAAAGCATTCCAAACAGGAAACTCAGACACCCTCTGCACTAGATGACGTTAGTCAGCGCAGCAATGTAGAGCACATGGAACCTAATTATGAGGCTTCCAAAGATGACTCCTTGGATAGCTCAGCATATAGTGACATCATGACTCTGAAGAATGACATCAAACATCTGAGCCTCGCAATCAAGAGGCATGAAGCCAGAAATGACATGAATATCTGCTGCAATCATACAATAACAAATGTAGTGGAGCCACTGAACTTTTCTGTGGAAGTTCTCTCAGGAGATTTAGCAACCATCAAAGAGAAGCTGGAGGAACATCTGCTGATTTTCAAAAAGCTATTTGGAAGCAATGAAGAATTAGTTGCCTCCAATATAAGCCTGGATGTTGCAAAGATTCAGTCAATGCTGACCAAAAAAGTGAGAAGGCAACAGAAAGGTCAAGACAagcaaagagacaaaaagaagcctgagaagcacagagaaaatacaCAGATAGTAAGTGGAAGAAATACAGTGCAGACAGAACTTCTGGAAAAAG acTCATCGGTGGCATTCCATGTAGGATTCTCAGACCAGAAGGATAAAGAAAGAACTCTGAGACTTAATGAAACATACCTCAATTACGGACAGAGCTATTTCCCTGAACACGGCTACTTTAAAGCACCACACAAAGGTGTCTActtctttgtcatctctgtGGAGTTTAGCTCAGGACCGGCACTAGGACAACTCTCTTTTAGCCgtgggtacaaaagaactctCTCAAGTAGTCAAAGGAAAACACCAACTGGAAATACTATGACTACTTTTGCTATGGCAGAAatggagaaaggggagaaagtATGGTTTGAAttgctgcagggctctgtggTAAAACGGAGTCCACCCGGGACAACAATGGGTGGATTCCTACTATTTAAAACTTGA